In one window of Cynocephalus volans isolate mCynVol1 chromosome 6, mCynVol1.pri, whole genome shotgun sequence DNA:
- the LOC134380833 gene encoding TRPM8 channel-associated factor 2-like, with amino-acid sequence MTTTPTAAFQVLMKGVTSWDVPKGSIPSELLLIGEASFPVMVNDKGQVLIAASCYGRGRLLVVSHEGYLQHAGLAPFLLNAVGGLSPSPGAPIEVHPSLTLLAKILQDSGVQSHIVQEPGEPLGVFCTNAYEDTMVTKLIQFVKRGRSLLIGGHAWYRASKHGHEKVFSKFSGNQVTSVAGVYITDIHGDVSKIEVSKKVPSIPLYAM; translated from the coding sequence ATGACAACAACTCCCACTGCTGCCTTCCAGGTCCTCATGAAAGGGGTGACAAGCTGGGATGTCCCCAAAGGCTCCATCCCCAGTGAACTGCTTCTTATTGGAGAGGCCAGCTTCCCAGTGATGGTGAATGACAAGGGCCAGGTGCTCATTGCTGCCTCCTGCTATGGCCGAGGCCGCCTCCTTGTGGTATCACACGAGGGCTACCTGCAGCATGCTGGCTTGGCTCCATTTCTTCTCAATGCAGTGGGCGGGCTCTCTCCCTCCCCTGGGGCTCCCATTGAGGTGCACCCATCCCTGACATTGCTAGCAAAGATCCTGCAGGACTCTGGGGTTCAGTCACACATTGTGCAAGAACCGGGAGAGCCCCTGGGGGTTTTCTGCACCAATGCCTATGAAGACACCATGGTTACAAAGCTGATCCAGTTTGTAAAACGTGGAAGGAGCTTGCTCATTGGGGGCCATGCCTGGTATCGGGCCAGTAAGCATGGCCATGAAAAGGTGTTCTCCAAGTTCTCTGGTAACCAGGTGACCAGTGTGGCCGGAGTGTACATCACCGACATCCATGGGGATGTAAGCAAAATAGAGGTCTCCAAGAAGGTGCCCAGCATCCCACTCTATGCCATGTGA